One window of Vitis riparia cultivar Riparia Gloire de Montpellier isolate 1030 chromosome 5, EGFV_Vit.rip_1.0, whole genome shotgun sequence genomic DNA carries:
- the LOC117914975 gene encoding 60S acidic ribosomal protein P2-like: MKVMAAYLLTVLGGNVSLCADDLRSILGSVGAGADDDGIELLLFEVKGKDITELIASGREKLASVPFGGGVAVATSDGGGAAPAATEPRKEKKVEEKEGSDEDMGFSLFD, encoded by the coding sequence ATGAAGGTGATGGCTGCATATTTGCTCACTGTATTAGGAGGCAATGTTAGCCTTTGCGCCGATGACCTCAGGAGCATCCTCGGATCGGTTGGAGCTGGAGCTGATGATGATGGGATTGAGCTACTGTTGTTCGAAGTTAAGGGTAAGGATATAACAGAGCTTATTGCATCTGGAAGAGAGAAATTGGCATCGGTGCCTTTTGGTGGTGGTGTCGCTGTTGCAACTAGTGATGGTGGTGGTGCAGCACCTGCTGCCACAGAACcgaggaaggagaaaaaggtGGAAGAGAAAGAGGGATCAGATGAGGACATGGGCTTCAGTCTATTTGATTGA